One genomic segment of Lytechinus pictus isolate F3 Inbred chromosome 18, Lp3.0, whole genome shotgun sequence includes these proteins:
- the LOC129282261 gene encoding E3 ubiquitin-protein ligase RNF181-like, which produces MASYFDEHGCEPTGETGPELNTLLRWARILINDVRQYAESEGLELPPDIRKAPPASKECIANLKETRVSTDREEKCPVCLLPYRVGDVTKTLPCVHEYHQTCILPWLDKTNSCPMCRHELPTDDEDYEEYRKHKARAKQRQFETESLHDAMYS; this is translated from the exons ATGGCATCTTATTTCGACGAACATGGATGTGAACCAACAGGAGAAACTGGTCCAGAATTAAATACCCTGCTTCGGTGGGCTAG gATTTTAATTAATGATGTCAGACAGTATGCTGAAAGTGAAGG TTTGGAACTCCCACCAGATATCAGAAAAGCTCCCCCAGCATCAAAGGAAtgtattgccaatttgaaagaGACAAGAGTTTCAACAGACAGAGAAG AGAAATGCCCTGTTTGTTTGCTACCCTATCGAGTTGGGGATGTAACAAAGACGTTGCCATGTGTGCATGAATATCACCAGACCTGCATTCTACCATGGCTTGACAAG ACTAATTCATGTCCCATGTGCAGACATGAGCTCCCCACGGATGATGAAGATTATGAAGAATACAGAAAACACAAA GCAAGGGCCAAGCAGAGACAGTTTGAAACAGAGAGTCTACACGACGCTATGTATAGCTAG